GGGCTCCGGGCTCCCGACCGCCGTCGGAACGCGGCTGGCGAACCTGACCCCGGGACAGATCGTCGGCGGCGACCAGTTCCTCACCCGGGACGGCGACGGCAACCAGGAAGACATCACCAACGAAGCGGTGCTCGCCTGGCGGGCGATGCCGTGTCACGACTTCAGCCTCACCGACAACCCGGGCGTCGACCACATGTCCCTGGCGAGCCACCCCGGCGTGCTCGACCGGCTGGTCACCCACCTCAAGCGTTCGCCCTGACATCGGTGCCTTCACTGAGGGCAGCCGCCGTGACGGCGGTCAGCAGAAGCAGTGCCGGCGCCGTCGGCGTCCTCGGCCGCCGCCCGCCATCGGGCCAGCTCCGCGCAGGCGTTGGCGGTTTCGGCGTGGTCGGGGCCGAGCACCCTCAGGTAGTCGGCCATCAGCTCCTCCAGGGCGACGGCCGCGCCCACGGCGTCACCGGCCGCCCCCCGGCACCGGGCCAGTCCACGGCGGGCGTGGAGGGAGTTGGGGTGGTCGGATCCCAGCACCCGAAGGCTGTCGGCGAGCAGGTCCCGGTACGCGGCGGCGGCGTGGGCGGCGTCGCCCGCTTCGGCCCACCAGTGGGCGAGGTCGGAGCGGGCGGTCAGGACGGTGGGGTGGTCGGGGCCCAGGACGCGGAGGTAGTCGGCCAGCAGGTGCTCGAAGGCCGTGGCGGCACCGGCGGCATCTCCCGCCGTCCCCCGCCACCACGCGCGGCCGTGACGCACGTTCAGGGTGTCGGGGTGGTCGGGGCCCAACACCCGTAGGTGGTCGGTCAACAGTTCCTCGAAGCCGGCGGCAGCCCCGGCGGCGTCCCCGGCCTCACCCCTCCAGTGGATCAGATTGCCGCGCGTGACCAGGCAGTGGAGGTGGTCGGGACCGAGCAGCCGCAGGTAGTCGGCCAGGAGTTCCTCGAAGCCCGTGGCGGCACCGGCGGCGTCGCCCGCCATGCCCCGCCACCAGGCAAGAGCGTGCCGGGTGTCCAGGGTGTCGGCGTGGTCGGGGCCGAGCAGCCGCAGTTCGTCGGCCGAGAGTTCGCGGTACGCGAGAGCGGCGCCCGCCGCGTCCCCGGCCATGCCCCGCCACCAGGCCTGGCGGTGCCGGGCCTGGAGGGCGTCGGCGTGGTCCGGGCCCCGGTGCCGGCAGGCGGTGGCGTGGAGGTCCTGGAAGTGGGTCACGGCAGAGGTGACGAGACCGGCGTGACCGAGACTGTCTCCGGCGCGGAAGAGCACCGGATGCGCTCGGGACTCCCACAGGGCGCCGGGGGCGTGGGCGGTGAGGGCGGCGGTGTTGGCGCGCAGGGACCGCGCGAGGGCGGTGTCGCGTTCGGTGTCGGGCCAGACAGTGAACAGGGCGTCGGCACAGGTCCGCGCCAGTGCCTCGCGCGCGGCCTCCGGCAGGGTCTCCCGGGTGGCGCGTTGGACGAGGGCGTGGACGCGCACCGCCTGGTGGGGTGTGCCGGGGGTGTGGTCGGCCAGGCTGAGCCGGTGCAGGCACCGCAGGGCCTCCACCGCGTCCTCGGTGCCGATGAGGCGTTCCGGCGGGTGTCCGCCCTGGCCGGGGGTGCGG
The window above is part of the Streptomyces syringium genome. Proteins encoded here:
- a CDS encoding tetratricopeptide repeat protein, with the translated sequence MLCHVLSGTGGAGKTQLAAHHARTTWEAGNTDLLVWVTATDRAAILSAYAEAAAAVTGTDDAQRLGADDPERAAARFLNWAQSTDRRWLIVLDDVADPADLSGLGGRLALWPPTHPRGRTVVTTRRRDAALPGHRVDIGLFTPAEAVAYLTAKLAAQDRREDPEDIAALARDLGRLPLALAQAATYLVDLHLSCAEYRVRLADRARTLPELVPEDSGLPDAHRTTVAATWSLSVEHADRLRPRGLARPMLQLIALLDPNGIPTTVVTSPPALAHLSAHRTPGQGGHPPERLIGTEDAVEALRCLHRLSLADHTPGTPHQAVRVHALVQRATRETLPEAAREALARTCADALFTVWPDTERDTALARSLRANTAALTAHAPGALWESRAHPVLFRAGDSLGHAGLVTSAVTHFQDLHATACRHRGPDHADALQARHRQAWWRGMAGDAAGAALAYRELSADELRLLGPDHADTLDTRHALAWWRGMAGDAAGAATGFEELLADYLRLLGPDHLHCLVTRGNLIHWRGEAGDAAGAAAGFEELLTDHLRVLGPDHPDTLNVRHGRAWWRGTAGDAAGAATAFEHLLADYLRVLGPDHPTVLTARSDLAHWWAEAGDAAHAAAAYRDLLADSLRVLGSDHPNSLHARRGLARCRGAAGDAVGAAVALEELMADYLRVLGPDHAETANACAELARWRAAAEDADGAGTASADRRHGGCPQ